A genomic region of Vitis vinifera cultivar Pinot Noir 40024 chromosome 7, ASM3070453v1 contains the following coding sequences:
- the LOC100262963 gene encoding uncharacterized protein LOC100262963, producing MVKVSLGIGPFPRTVQGVGRVSMEKLLNPYDREYMKMAMLKHEQTFKEQVHELHRLYHRQKKLMKNIEVSGSNGQSQERLNSNDISMNQINHQEKPRMKLDLEQPAEEYNAELDGDGVLEIVDESKLELTLGPVSYSRRKKAETPLTSDSGPSFSSSSTGSSHMKRTNSRTPKRIDTTKEESNGHDWGLFNVPDMKPGFQSGRKNGFHVDEQLRQERLNQPPWIVQVLSLNMT from the exons ATGGTAAAAGTTTCTCTTGGAATAggaccatttccgagaactgtGCAGGGGGTGGGTAGAGTTTCAATGGAGAAGCTTCTCAATCCATACGATAGGGAGTACATGAAGATGGCTATGTTAAAGCATGAACAAACATTCAAAGAGCAG GTACATGAACTTCATCGTCTGTACCACAGGCAGAAGAAACTAATGAAAAACATTGAAGTCAGTGGGTCTAATGGACAGAGCCAAGAGAGGTTGAACTCGAATGATATTAGTATGAATCAGATCAACCACCAAGAAAAGCCACGGATGAAGCTTGACTTGGAACAGCCTGCAGAAGAGTACAATGCGGAATTGGATGGCGATGGAGTGCTAGAAATTGTGGATGAGAGCAAGTTAGAGCTGACACTGGGGCCAGTGAGTTACAGCCGGAGGAAGAAAGCTGAGACACCACTAACTTCAGATTCTGGACCAagcttttcttcttcttccactgGATCCAGCCATATGAAGAGGACAAATTCAAGGACACCTAAGAGGATAGATACAACAAAAGAGGAATCAAACGGCCATGACTGGGGGCTCTTTAATGTACCTGACATGAAGCCGGGTTTCCAAAGTGGACGAAAAAACGGTTTTCATGTGGATGAACAACTAAGACAAGAGAGACTAAATCAGCCTCCTTGGATAGTCCAAGTTTTGAGTCTGAACATGACTTGA